Sequence from the Trichomycterus rosablanca isolate fTriRos1 chromosome 10, fTriRos1.hap1, whole genome shotgun sequence genome:
GGCAAGGATATAAAAGAATTTAAGTGTTCACAAAGCCTTAATCCTTTCGAAATGAAATAAGTTTGACAACCTTGAACCTTCCTAAACATTCACCTATTCAGTTATTTTCACCTAGTGGCAATTTCAGAGTAGCCAACCCAGCTACAAGGAATGCTTTTGGAAGGCTTAAGTACCCCCAAAATAAAAGGATTTGGAAAACCAGTAGTGCCCAAAGGGAGCCCACAAGGACACATGGCAATAGCATTGTAAAAGAAAACTCCTTAAAAACACTGTCTGGAGTGGTGGTTCTAACGCATATTCTGCAGCACCCACAATACTCACACTAATACTGGTGATATAAAGTAGCCCATAATTCTGAGCCATCCTTACAGAGAAGAGATTATACTCACCGATTTGCGGCATGCTCTAGAGGCAAACATCTGCCGGACACGAGAAGGCCTGCACATGACTCCAGGACAGTCACTGAGCATGAAGATCAGCTCGTCAATATCTCCAGTGCCAAACGTCCAATTCTTACTTGTGGGTAAAGACACCAGCTTCACTCGCTCCATGACTGGTTCTGTAAAAACAACTTACAATAAATTTAATCTGAAAAGCAAAATCTCATTTcaaatgttgtttttcttgcaCATACCGCTTTCATCAATAAGAAAGTCAAAGCCATTTTTCTTGAAGATTTCCAGATTGTCAATCAGCACAGTTTCACTCACTGCAGGGAGGTGAAGATTCTGTGGACTTTATGGAAAAAATTCATGTTACTTCAAGATGAACTTTTTAATACATGATAGATTGATATGACACATGACACATAATGATATGACTAAAAGAGTTTACACTATCAGTTTCTGTCCTTGTAGGACTGTATGCTGCTGTAGCATCTCAAAGTTGTACTTCTCATCTGTGGCGTGCTGGTCGATCATAAACAGATCAGACTTGAACCTTGTGATGATGAATCCCAGATTAAACTGACCGATAATCTCCATGTCCTTGAACATGTCCTTGCTAAAACAAAAATATGCATCAAACGTAATTATTAAAGACATAATCCAACACTCTTCAATCTTCTCTCTATCAGGCCCATCTGTAGAATATGAGAGAATAACATCACAACAATCTGGTATGTACACTTagtgattgtttttttaaagtaagTACATGGATCATACAAACTttatgggtatacaattactgactatagccACTCTGTTGCTCTGAACACTTTGTCACCCCGTACCCAATTTACCCCCTATAGGACCTCCACTGCACATGTGGTCAGTTACAAGGGACTATGGTAGTGATTCAGCTCTGCATTATCAATACATGTAGTACAATGaccaattattatttataataaaatataaaatatttattagttCAGAAGTtccatgtcaaacacagtcatgtctccaataaacctgactgcatgtctttcgactgtgggaggaaaccagaacttCAGGAggagacccacacagacacggggagaacatgcaaactccacacagaaaggacccggaccgccccacctagggatcaaacccaggaccttcttgccgcgaggtgacagtgctacccactgagccaccatgccgccctgtaCAATTACCAATACATCATGGTTTATGTTTTTCAACCTTGGCAttgatctgtctatctatctattttttttttttgctttatgcattttctcccctttttctccccctttagctcgtccaattgcccgattgcatcatgcttcctctccacctatgccgatccctgctctgatcgaggagatcgaagctaacccacgccccctccgacacgtgggcagcatgccgtatgcatcttatcacccacacattgacgagtgttgtgccacctagcgttgtgtccgacttagtcccgcccatctgaacaacaggccaatcattgttcatgtggccgctcatcctcagccggcaaggcagagctgagattcaatacgatgtattcgagatcccagctctggttgcagcgagtgtttttaccgctgcgccacctaagcggcatctatctatcttttaatgccatgtttactcTTGTGAGTTACATCCACGGCAGGAAAGGTTTATGTGGGTGCTTTGTTTCCATTAGGTAGTCTCTGATATTATATGTGTATTCTTAATTTAGTGATTGTAATGAAGTTCAAAGGTTTTTCTGCTTTACCTTGGCATTGAAACATCAGTGCTGAAATGATATATTAGAAATCCCAACcaacaaaagtatttagaccttttcatttacatttacaccatttagcagatacttttttctaattgagggttaagagccttgcttaggggccctgAACCAGCAATCTGGTGAtcactttaaccactgagctaccactgccgtTCATTATAACTTAGCTTTTCTCAGAACTGAAAATGGTCAACAAAGTCACACACAACAACTGCAGATACTTAGGTTATGATTaggttaaaaacaacaacaagacATGAGTAAAACAGACATGCAACCTTATCTCCTTCTTCAGTTCATCCTCCGCACTCTGGTTTTCACCCGGGTTAATCTTAGCTCGAAAGCGTCTAAATTTAGGCTCCCGGTCACTCTGCTCTTTCTGTTGGGCTTTCAGTCTCTGCATTCTTCTGGCCAGCTCCGTAAATGAAAACTGTATTGAGACTGTTTTCTTCTGCATGCTTACAGGTCTGTCGAACAGTCCACAGGAAGTGTCTCTAGCAGCCAGGAACGGAGACATTTCTGATGGGACATCATCCCACCTAGGTTTTTTCGCCTCAGGACTAAAGATCCTGTCAGAACAAGTGACGGACTCCATCTCTTGTTCTAAAGGTTCTAAGACATTATGACCCTCACTTACAGGTTCTTTGTTAGGCTCTGTTTTGATGATAGGCTCGTCCATAACAGAGTCATCTCGACAGTCAATTTCAGACCCATTTTCACACAAAGTCTCAGAGGTTCTTGTGACAGAGTCTTGCTCTGAAAGACCTGAATCAGCATTCACGGTTGAACCATATCCAAAGTTTTTTAACCTTGACAGGGAAGCTTTCAGTGGAAACTTTACCATTTTATTTGAACTATCTGCTGATGATGATTTCATGTAACTAGTTTTTTCAGAGCACTGGATAAAAGACTGCATTGTTTTCTGAGCAGGAACATTACATACAGTTTTACTGGTTAAAGTCTTTGTCCCACTACCAGAAACCTGCTGTTTTGAAAATGCAGCTTTTAGTCCAGCTAAGTTTAGAGATGACTTTGTGGTTGGACTCGATGTCTCTGAAAAATCCTCTGATGTCCCATCATGCTTCACAGCTGTTTGAGAGCATTCCGAACTATCAGCAGAATCAGTTGATCTGGAAAAGCCTTACAGAGGAACAGAACAAGATGTAAATATTGTGTCTGTCTAACCAAGGCCTTattgaaaatgaacaaataaagtaAATTGGTTTACTTACTGGCTATGAGTTGTGGTGTGTGATTAAGACTGATCTTATTGACACCAGTCTCATACATAGCTATGAGTGAGCTCTTCAGAACAGCAAGCAACAGCTTCTCCTCCTGAAGAAATATCTGACGCTTGTCAGGTGTAACATTCACGTCAACACATTCTAggaaacagagaaaaaaaataaagtgctAAACTATGGGCATTACTGAGAAAAAGACTGgctgttcttttttgttttcttttagagTAAAACATCACCAGAAGCGTCAGGAGTCTAAAAGGTTTAAATGTACatcaggtgtttttttttttttttttttaaagaattactactgtatgtgtaacaaaAGGATTGTTTTTTCTTGCTTTAGATTGGAATGACCCAACAATTGGCCATGGTCAGCCCCAGTAGTCCCAGTGGAACtgaggcaagccgtagcctagtggttaaggtacaggactagtaatcagaaggttgctagttcaagccccaccactgccaggttgctgctgttgtccccttgagcaaggcccttaaacctcagttgctcagactgtatactgtaactgtaatgcaagtcgctttggataaaggcgtctgctaaatgctgaaaatgtaaatgtagaactgaGAACTTTGGAATAGACTGCAGCCAGTTTACTAAACAGTGCATTTCTAATTActgtaaagaaaaacaagcaCCTGAACATGCAACATGTCACAAAGCAGAAGGGTGTGTTGGTGCCTTTTATATAAGAATGcaggggtgcccaggtggtgcagcgggataatctgctagcacaccagcactaggattctgaactccccgagtttgaacctcagctctgctactggtcgacTGGGCGTCGCTTAGCGAGCATAATTGTtagtgcttgcagcagacaaaGATTAGCCATtaaagtctgccgggtgggaaaagaccagattGGACCTCAGATTATTCGTATTAAGCAATGTTTGTAGTATGTTTATATTTAGGATTCAAGGTTAGGTTATAGTGATTGCTGGCACTATTCAAGATTTAAGTTAAAGATTTAAGAGGCAGGAAGAATAATCAAGCAATTTTCTTTCAGATTGCCTCTTTATGCTAAACATATACATATCTTCTGTTCCTTATGTATTCATGTTCTATATGTTCACTTTCTAAAACACTCTAATCACCAtattgttagttttttttgcTCTTGCTTGCTTGTCCCACGACTTATTCAGTTGGGTGATGAAAAGGCACCCACACCATCTGGTGTACTCTGTAACTACACAGAGCACTAGCTATTTATTCTAAACATTACTGCATGACTGATTAACAGCAGACGTAAGTGCAATTTATATAGATTTGATATCAATCGTCTGCTTCGACAGTGAACACATGCTGCATGTAAGTGGTTTAATTGCATACGCTTTTACTTTTCTTTCCTACCTGAAGCAACAGAAATGTTCAGTGCAACAAATGGGTATTGATGGCGGTTGAACATGTGATAGACTTCATTTACAACCTTGGCTACCTGTAAGCAGAGATTAAGCCAATATGTATAAGcattatgtattaatttatgtaGCAAGGTGTGAACatataaacaaaaagaaaaaaacaacaaggaGACCTTGGATGGATCACAGGGCCTTTTGTTAATAAAGAAAAACTGCCTGTCGGTTGCACTACGTCCAACACCGTGATCAGCTTGAGACACATAACCAGAGATTCTGAAGAACAAacgtacataaaaaaaatatgatttaatagatcatatacagtatgtacgaAAAAGGAATGTGATCAAGTGCAAGTtaatatacttatacacacgtGAACAGATCTTTTGGAAGTTCAGCCTCATTTAAGCCATAATCCTCTTTAATATTTTCAGTGGGAGATATTTGTTGAAAGGGAATCAAAGTCTGGAgctgtaaagaaataaaaatgacaggTTAATAACATGAGATCCttttcaaaaacatgtttaatacCACCAGAAcggtaaagaaaaagaaagctgaaacataatcacatTCAGTGTTATTTGCAAAATACACGCAACTCATGTAATGCTAAAAAAAGATAAGACAATACTTTTTTTAGTACAGTACCCcttaaaatttaatttatttatttattaggattttaacgtcatgctttacacactttgattacattcatgacagaacacgtagttactcgttacacaagattcatcagttcacaagttcaatgtcaatcacagtcatggattattttgtatctccaattcacctcacttgcatgtttttggactgtgggaagaaaccaaagcaaacccacacagacacggggagaacatgcaaactccacacagaaaggacccagaccaccccacctgggaatcaaacccaggaccttcttgttgtaaggcgacagtgct
This genomic interval carries:
- the pms2 gene encoding mismatch repair endonuclease PMS2; translated protein: MVDACKTKELVIDFRKKSHHTTPVSIQGLDIEMVKEYKYLGVHLNNKLDCVERISWSACIHGSQQVHLGVRLVMPSTTQPYPSSWLFTLYTALSFHYSSSEQARAIKVIDKHSVHQICSGQVVLSLATAVKELVENSIDAGATQVDIRLKENGIDLVEVSDNGKGVEEENFEGLTLKHHTSKLRDFSDLIRVATFGFRGEALSSLCALSDLTVVTCHESSHVGTRLVFDHNGHLISRAPHPRQQGTTVNLQQLFYTLPVRHKEFQRNIKKEFSKMVHVLQSYCIISTGVRITCTNQIGQGKRSTVACTSGSHSMRDNIGALFGPKQLQTLIPFQQISPTENIKEDYGLNEAELPKDLFTISGYVSQADHGVGRSATDRQFFFINKRPCDPSKVAKVVNEVYHMFNRHQYPFVALNISVASECVDVNVTPDKRQIFLQEEKLLLAVLKSSLIAMYETGVNKISLNHTPQLIASFSRSTDSADSSECSQTAVKHDGTSEDFSETSSPTTKSSLNLAGLKAAFSKQQVSGSGTKTLTSKTVCNVPAQKTMQSFIQCSEKTSYMKSSSADSSNKMVKFPLKASLSRLKNFGYGSTVNADSGLSEQDSVTRTSETLCENGSEIDCRDDSVMDEPIIKTEPNKEPVSEGHNVLEPLEQEMESVTCSDRIFSPEAKKPRWDDVPSEMSPFLAARDTSCGLFDRPVSMQKKTVSIQFSFTELARRMQRLKAQQKEQSDREPKFRRFRAKINPGENQSAEDELKKEISKDMFKDMEIIGQFNLGFIITRFKSDLFMIDQHATDEKYNFEMLQQHTVLQGQKLIVPQNLHLPAVSETVLIDNLEIFKKNGFDFLIDESEPVMERVKLVSLPTSKNWTFGTGDIDELIFMLSDCPGVMCRPSRVRQMFASRACRKSVMIGTALNTSEMKKLVVHMGEIVQPWNCPHGRPTIRHLVNLDVITQD